CCCGTCGGCCTTTCACTGGCAGGACAGCCTTCCGCTGACCGCCAACAGCAAGATCGACCGAAAGGCCCTGACCGGCCTGGCCGAAGAGTCGGCACCAGAAAGGGAGGCGGGGGACGACGTCGGCCTGCTCAGCCCGAACGAGCGGAAAGTGGCTGCGGCCTGGGCGGAACTGCTGGGGGTGCCAGAGGAGCAGATCGGCCGCAGGGACCACTTCTTCGACTCCGGGGGCACCTCCCTGACCGCGGTCAAACTCAGCCTCGCACTCGACCGGTCGGTGTCCCTGAAGGACATCACCCGGCACCCGGTGCTCGCCGACCTGGCCGCCCTCATCGACGGCACGGCCCGGCAGCGCCCGGAACTGCTGCTGCCCTTGTCGGACGGCAGCGGCGTGCCGGAGCAAGCGCTGGTCTGTTTCCCCCATGCGGGCGGCAACGCGGTCAACTACCAGCCGATGGCGAGCGCGCTGGCGGGCGGCGACATGGCGGTCCTCGCCGTGGACCTCCCCGGTCACAACCTGGACGCACACCCCGAGCCGTTCGCGACGATCGAGCAGGTGGCCGAGCAGGTCACGGACGAGATCACGGCGCGTGGCCTGACCCGGGTCATGCTGTGGGGCCATTCCTCGGGTGTCGCGCCGGCCATGGAGACGGCCAGGAGGCTCACGCAGCGACGCGTGCATGTGATGCGCGTGTTCCTCGGTGCGCAGCTACTCGGCACATCCGCCGACCGGCACACGGCCATCGGTGAACTGGCGAGCCGGAGCGACGCCGAGATCGTGGCGCGGCTGACAGCGGACGGCGGCTACCCGGAACTGGCGGAGCTGAACGAGCGGCACGCCGAACATCTTGGAGCGGCGTACCGGCACGACTGTGTCTGTGCACACCGCTACTTCTGCGAGGCCCTCGAAGCGCCGCCGCCGGTGCGGCTGTCCGCGCCGGTCACGGTGGTCGTCGCCGCCGACGACCCGCATACCGCCGGCTACGCCGACCAGCACCGCGACTGGCTGCTCCTGGCCGAACACGTTGATCTGCACGAGCTCGCCGACGGGGGCCACTACTTCCTTCGCACCCGTCCGTCCGAGGCGGCACAGGCCGTCCTGAGCACCTTCGTACCAATCGCCTCCTCCTGAGACCCGTCGTACCCCAGGCGGACGACCGAAAGGAATCCGAGTTGCCGTTCTCATCCCTGGCATCACCGCTCGACGTGGAGCTGCAGCCGGACAGGCCGGCACTGCTGCATGTCGATCCCCTCGACGACGCCCCCAGCTGGGTGGCCGAGCACCGAGAGGCGCTGCGCGCGCAGGTCACCGAGCACGGGGCGTTGATCGTCCGCGGTCTCGGGCTGCGGGACATCGATCAGGTCGCCACCGTCTTCGCACGTGTGGCCGACGATCTGATGACGGAGAGGGAGGCTTTCGCCCCCCGCGAGGCCCACCGCCCCGGCCTGTACGCGTCCACCACCTGGCCGGCCAACCAGCCGATGTGCATGCACCACGAGCTGAGTTACCCGCTTCAGGTGCCCGGCCTGATGCTGTTCGCCTGCCTCACCGCACCCGAGCAGGGCGGGGCAACGGCGGTCGCCGATGCCGAACAGGTCCTCCGGGCCCTGCCCACCGGGCTCACCGAACGGTTCGAGCGGGAGGGCTGGGTGCTGACCCGCACCTACAACGACGAGATCGGGGCGAGCCTGGCGGAGTCGTTCGGCACCGGCGACCGCGCCGAGATCGAGCGCTACTGCCGGGCCAACGCCATCGACTTCACCTGGCAGCCTGACGGGACATTGCGCACCGAGCAGCGCCGCAGCGCCGTCGTCCGTCACCCGCTCACGGGCCGGCGCTGCTGGTTCAACCAGATCGCCTTCCTCAACGAGTGGACGTTGGCCCCGGAGGTGCGCGAGTACCTGGTGGACGTCTACGGAGAGGACGGACTGCCCTTCAACACCCGCTACGGCGACGGCAGTCCGATCGGCGAGGATGTCGTCCAGCTGATCAATTCCACCTATGAGGCGCACACTCGGCGCGACCCCTGGCGGGCCGGTGACCTGCTGCTCGTGGACAACATCCGCACCGCGCACAGCAGAGAGGCATTCACCGGAGCGCGGGAGGTCCTCGTCGGCATGGCCGAGCCCCTTCGGCCGGCCGACCGCTGTGCGACCCCGGAGGCGAGCGAGCGATGACCGATGTGCTGTCGACGCCCGACCGGCCGGCCATGCCTGAGCGTGCTTGCGTGCCGACGTTCGCGGTGATCACCGGTGAACAGGTACAGCGAGCACTGAGCGGGCGTGAGAAGCAACTGGTGGAACTGGTCGAGGCCGCCTACCGGCTGCACGACGCCGGAGACACGGTCAACCCGCCGTCGTACTTCCTGCGCTTCTCCGACCGCCCCACGGCGCGGATCATCGCACTGCCTGCTTCCATCGGCGGCCAGGCCCCCGTGGATGGTCTTAAGTGGATCTCCAGCTTTCCGCAGAACGTGAGTGCCGGGCTGCCGCGAGCCTCCGCGGTGCTCATCCTCAACGACCACGACACGGGCTACCCCTTCGCCTGCCTGGAGAGCTCGATCATCAGTGCCACCAGAACCGCGGCGTCCGCGGCGCTGGCGGCCGACCGGCTCAGCCGCGGCCGTCCCCGCCCCACCCGCGTCGGATTCTTCGGCACGGGCCTGATCGCCCGTTACATCCACACCTTTCTGAACGGCACGGGCTGGGCCTTCGAGGCGGTCGGCGTGCACGATGTGTCCGCCGACAGCGCCACCGGTTTCCGAGGCTATCTGCGGCAGGCCGGCACTACCGCACCGATCACCGTCCACGACAGCGCCGAAGACCTCGTCCGCGCCAGCGACCTCGTGGTCTTCGCCACCATCGCCGGCCGGCCACACGTCAGCGACCCTGCCTGGTTCAGCCACAACCCCCTGGTCCTGCATGTTTCCCTGCGCGATCTCGCCCCCGAGGTCTTGCTGGGCTCGGCCAACTTCGTCGATGACGTCGAGCACTGCCTGAAGGCCGACACGTCGCCCCATCTGGTCGAACAGCTCACCGGCAACCGCGACTTCCTGAACGGAACGCTCAGCGACGTCATGGCTGGACGCACCGCACCGCCGGCGGACCGGCCGGTGGTCTTCTCGCCGTTCGGACTCGGCGTCCTCGACCTGGCCGTCGGTAAATACGTCTACGACGAGGTGTCCCGGACGGGGAACCTCCGTCTCATCGATGACTTCTTCCACGAACTTCGCCGCTACGGCTGAGGCGATCGTCCTCGGCCCGGCACCAGGAGGTCCGCCGTGCCTGTCATCTCCGCTCCGTACGACTTCAACCAGGGCGATCTCTTCATCGATCTGGAGTCGATCTGCGGACATCTGCTCTACCTGAAGTGCGAGGCCTTCAACTTTGCCGGCTCCATCAAGCTGAAGGCCGCCAAGAGGATGGTGGAAAGCGCCGAACGTGCCGGGATCCTGAGACCGGATTCCGTCCTTGTCGAGTCGTCCTCCGGG
The genomic region above belongs to Streptomyces sp. CG1 and contains:
- a CDS encoding TauD/TfdA family dioxygenase; its protein translation is MPFSSLASPLDVELQPDRPALLHVDPLDDAPSWVAEHREALRAQVTEHGALIVRGLGLRDIDQVATVFARVADDLMTEREAFAPREAHRPGLYASTTWPANQPMCMHHELSYPLQVPGLMLFACLTAPEQGGATAVADAEQVLRALPTGLTERFEREGWVLTRTYNDEIGASLAESFGTGDRAEIERYCRANAIDFTWQPDGTLRTEQRRSAVVRHPLTGRRCWFNQIAFLNEWTLAPEVREYLVDVYGEDGLPFNTRYGDGSPIGEDVVQLINSTYEAHTRRDPWRAGDLLLVDNIRTAHSREAFTGAREVLVGMAEPLRPADRCATPEASER
- the sbnB gene encoding 2,3-diaminopropionate biosynthesis protein SbnB: MTDVLSTPDRPAMPERACVPTFAVITGEQVQRALSGREKQLVELVEAAYRLHDAGDTVNPPSYFLRFSDRPTARIIALPASIGGQAPVDGLKWISSFPQNVSAGLPRASAVLILNDHDTGYPFACLESSIISATRTAASAALAADRLSRGRPRPTRVGFFGTGLIARYIHTFLNGTGWAFEAVGVHDVSADSATGFRGYLRQAGTTAPITVHDSAEDLVRASDLVVFATIAGRPHVSDPAWFSHNPLVLHVSLRDLAPEVLLGSANFVDDVEHCLKADTSPHLVEQLTGNRDFLNGTLSDVMAGRTAPPADRPVVFSPFGLGVLDLAVGKYVYDEVSRTGNLRLIDDFFHELRRYG